Proteins from a single region of Lusitaniella coriacea LEGE 07157:
- a CDS encoding DUF928 domain-containing protein: protein MKLTRMYWIVAISLLQITTSFNRAIAQNPSTPSSTPPVPGRQTTPGGGQQSANPPTPSPTLPDNRTRPGGSLSSPDSTCPPTKQPLTALIPPQNPVITTNATLRISFYVPYGSDTVQKGEFSLVTQDEKTRIYKTQITLSPTPGIISIDVPSEPEYALTEGQYYHWYFKLYCQGNDSSSNDLAVNGWVQRAPLTPERERQVAEFSPEVWYDSVANLRDLLQDSPEDETLQNSWETLLRSINAEELISEPFVDSATIQPN from the coding sequence ATGAAACTTACTCGAATGTATTGGATTGTCGCAATTTCGCTTCTACAAATTACCACGAGTTTTAATCGCGCGATCGCGCAAAACCCCTCAACCCCCTCCTCAACTCCACCCGTTCCCGGTCGCCAAACCACACCAGGAGGCGGACAGCAATCCGCAAATCCCCCCACACCGTCACCAACTCTACCGGATAATCGTACCCGACCTGGCGGTTCCCTCAGTTCCCCCGATTCCACTTGTCCCCCCACAAAACAACCATTAACCGCACTCATTCCACCTCAAAATCCCGTCATCACCACTAACGCGACTCTAAGAATTTCATTCTACGTTCCCTATGGCTCGGATACCGTGCAAAAAGGCGAATTTTCCCTCGTTACCCAGGATGAAAAAACGCGCATCTATAAAACTCAAATTACACTTTCCCCAACACCGGGAATCATCAGTATCGACGTGCCATCAGAACCCGAATACGCCCTTACAGAGGGACAATACTACCATTGGTACTTCAAACTCTATTGCCAAGGAAACGACAGTTCTAGCAACGATTTAGCGGTCAATGGATGGGTGCAGCGAGCGCCTTTGACTCCCGAACGGGAACGGCAAGTTGCTGAGTTTTCTCCGGAGGTTTGGTACGATTCTGTGGCAAATCTGCGCGATCTTCTGCAAGATTCTCCCGAAGATGAAACATTACAGAACAGTTGGGAAACTTTATTGCGTTCGATTAATGCAGAAGAATTAATCTCAGAACCATTTGTGGATTCTGCCACAATTCAACCCAATTAG
- a CDS encoding CHASE2 domain-containing protein, which translates to MSKLVILNFGNGTLEEGCPAVTVRVEAEDRTPLALLNGNLPPASELLEIYHRWQLLYLLLYDRFRGIEIDNGDITNVSYGDFEEISQELKRQINHWLDSEEFQHVKLQLFFSLAANDEVRVIIQTEDEFLRKLPWHQWDFFGNYHRSEVVVSNLSIFQPQYPIRKAKVKILAILGDSTGINVEEDRKLLAALPNAEVEFLVKPKRKQLNDRLWEEGWDILFFAGHSVTSEDGETGHIYINRQDRLSIADLEYALGKAIYRGLQLAIFNSCDGLGLAQELADLRIPQMVAMRESVPDRVAQEFLKYFLNAFSAGQSFYLSVRDAREQLQGLENELPGASWLPVICQNHTQIAPIWNDFLLDRPQWTWWKRFSLVCGVGAIASGLIMGTRFLGVMQPVELSAYDHLMRLRPAEQIDNRLLVVEVTEEDVKKYGYPLEDRTLAKLLQNLNNYKPRAIGVDMHRYRQRGEGREDFISQFDKHSNLFLVCAYGIEDRNYAPPPEFSPNQLKNQVGFSDLPIDDNPNENIFPVRRQLLSHDSQLHNSPTPCQTPFSFSFHLAFRFLYEDAIDPPTPNERGHWQLGKVAFKSLKNRTGGYQNLGEHNQILLNYRSIPKSGQISRKITLRRVLEEEIDRQLIEGKAILIGTTAAVANDSLNTPYGSMSGVWVHAHMVSQMLSAAMEDRTLIWTLPQWGDALFVLAWSVAGGFLAWRSRTLLFLLLKLSLASIILHQLCLVFLIYGGWMPLIPSGMALWGTAIAVKGGFIAKRKLELRGQFL; encoded by the coding sequence ATGAGTAAGCTAGTAATCTTGAATTTTGGTAACGGGACGTTGGAGGAAGGTTGTCCTGCGGTAACGGTTCGCGTAGAGGCGGAGGATCGCACGCCGTTGGCACTGCTTAACGGTAATTTACCCCCTGCATCGGAACTTTTAGAAATTTACCATCGTTGGCAATTACTTTACCTCCTACTTTACGATCGATTTCGAGGCATTGAAATTGACAATGGAGATATTACAAATGTTTCCTATGGCGATTTTGAGGAAATTTCCCAAGAGTTGAAGAGACAGATTAATCACTGGCTTGATTCTGAAGAGTTTCAGCACGTTAAGCTTCAACTGTTTTTCTCATTAGCGGCAAATGATGAAGTTCGGGTGATTATCCAAACCGAAGATGAATTTTTAAGAAAGCTTCCCTGGCATCAGTGGGACTTTTTCGGAAATTATCACCGTTCTGAAGTTGTAGTTAGCAATCTCTCGATTTTTCAACCTCAGTACCCCATTAGAAAAGCGAAGGTAAAAATCTTAGCGATTTTGGGCGACTCTACAGGAATTAATGTTGAAGAAGATCGCAAATTATTAGCAGCATTACCCAATGCAGAGGTCGAATTTTTGGTCAAACCCAAACGCAAGCAGTTAAACGATCGCTTGTGGGAGGAAGGATGGGATATTCTATTTTTCGCCGGACATAGCGTCACTTCCGAGGATGGGGAAACGGGACATATTTATATCAATCGCCAGGATCGTTTAAGTATTGCTGATTTAGAATATGCACTAGGAAAGGCAATTTATCGGGGATTGCAACTGGCGATTTTTAACTCCTGCGACGGGTTAGGATTAGCACAAGAATTAGCAGATTTACGGATTCCTCAGATGGTTGCAATGCGCGAATCCGTTCCCGATCGCGTGGCGCAAGAATTCTTAAAATACTTTTTGAATGCCTTTTCTGCGGGTCAATCTTTCTATTTATCAGTTAGAGACGCGAGAGAACAACTGCAAGGACTGGAGAACGAGTTACCGGGTGCGAGTTGGTTACCCGTGATTTGCCAAAATCATACCCAAATTGCACCCATTTGGAACGACTTCCTGTTAGATCGTCCACAATGGACTTGGTGGAAGCGTTTCAGCCTTGTGTGTGGGGTTGGCGCGATCGCGTCTGGGTTAATTATGGGAACGCGCTTCCTTGGAGTCATGCAACCCGTCGAACTCTCCGCCTACGACCATTTAATGCGCCTGCGTCCCGCCGAACAAATCGACAATCGCCTGTTGGTGGTAGAAGTAACCGAAGAGGATGTAAAAAAGTACGGCTATCCCCTTGAAGATAGAACCCTTGCTAAACTCCTACAAAACCTCAACAACTATAAACCCCGTGCGATTGGCGTGGATATGCACCGCTATCGACAACGAGGAGAAGGACGCGAGGATTTTATTTCTCAGTTTGACAAGCATTCCAATCTCTTTCTCGTTTGCGCTTACGGAATTGAGGATCGCAACTATGCACCGCCTCCGGAATTTTCCCCTAACCAATTGAAAAATCAAGTGGGGTTTAGCGATCTTCCTATTGACGATAATCCCAATGAAAATATTTTTCCCGTTCGCCGTCAACTCCTCTCTCACGATTCTCAATTACACAATTCTCCGACACCTTGTCAAACTCCCTTTAGTTTTAGCTTTCACCTCGCTTTTCGATTTTTGTATGAGGACGCGATCGATCCGCCAACTCCTAATGAAAGGGGTCATTGGCAATTGGGGAAAGTGGCGTTCAAATCCTTAAAAAATCGCACGGGAGGCTATCAAAACTTAGGAGAACACAATCAAATTCTCCTCAATTACCGTTCTATCCCGAAATCCGGTCAAATTTCGCGAAAAATCACGCTACGACGAGTTTTAGAAGAAGAAATCGATCGGCAATTGATAGAAGGAAAAGCCATTCTGATTGGAACGACTGCTGCTGTGGCGAACGACAGTCTTAATACTCCTTATGGTTCTATGTCCGGCGTGTGGGTTCACGCTCATATGGTCAGTCAAATGCTGAGTGCAGCGATGGAAGATCGAACCCTCATTTGGACGCTACCACAATGGGGAGATGCGCTGTTTGTTCTAGCTTGGTCTGTAGCGGGTGGATTTTTGGCTTGGCGATCGCGCACACTTCTCTTTCTCCTACTCAAACTGAGCCTTGCCAGCATAATCCTACACCAACTCTGTCTCGTGTTCCTGATCTACGGCGGCTGGATGCCATTGATTCCTTCGGGAATGGCACTTTGGGGAACTGCAATCGCTGTTAAGGGTGGGTTTATTGCAAAACGAAAACTCGAACTAAGAGGTCAATTCCTATGA
- a CDS encoding response regulator, with protein sequence MKILLVDDDKNLVEVLSQAFAERSYAIDVATDGEQGWVYGSTYTYDLIILDWSLPKLDGISLCRRFRDRGYDTPIILLTSRHGSQNTIRGLDAGADDYICKPFDIEELIARIRALLRRIHWDFLPILRWGELQLDPCHCQVTYQEKSIPLAAKEYRLLELFLRHSKDVLSIEEISESLWSSTEYPAEATVRSHLRHLRQKLKRAGLPGDIIVTIRGQGYCLKLPPSTQKQTESQPYNVSEKKNDKQSQHLAALTSAWEKYRNKSAQQLATLDRAITSLQDGTLSVSDRLSAVVAAHSLAGNLGLFGLFRGSQLAREIEQLLQNDLAQKSEQLLQLQVNLNTLRQELANHQNISRQISRQISKHSPLLLIVDNDSDFAEQLTQEAESQGIRTKIIATPELVKIWLEEQINYDRKPPDAVLLNISFQQSFFQDYLALIAEFYLLVPSIPAIVIADRDRFQDRLQVARHGSSFFLTKPISASQTIAFCQHVLQRSAQGKKILIVDDDVELLRVLPSLLQPWDFKLTTLSDPRQFWDILQAVVPDLLVLDIEMPHLSGIELCKVLRNHPSWYQLPVLFLSVHDDAAISTQVFASGANDFVNKPVIAQRLASRILNLLMRS encoded by the coding sequence ATGAAAATTTTATTAGTTGATGACGATAAAAATTTAGTCGAGGTGCTTTCTCAAGCGTTTGCAGAAAGGAGTTATGCCATTGACGTGGCAACAGATGGAGAACAAGGTTGGGTATATGGCTCGACTTACACCTACGATTTAATCATTCTTGACTGGTCTTTACCTAAACTCGATGGTATTAGTTTGTGTCGGCGTTTTCGCGATCGCGGCTACGATACCCCCATTATCTTACTCACCTCCCGTCACGGCAGTCAAAACACGATTAGAGGGCTAGATGCAGGAGCAGATGATTATATTTGCAAGCCTTTTGATATTGAAGAATTAATCGCTCGAATTCGTGCCTTACTGCGTCGAATCCATTGGGATTTTCTTCCTATTTTACGCTGGGGAGAATTACAACTCGACCCCTGTCACTGCCAAGTAACGTATCAGGAAAAATCAATTCCTTTAGCCGCGAAGGAATATCGATTATTGGAATTATTTCTACGGCACAGCAAAGATGTTTTGAGCATTGAAGAAATTAGCGAAAGCTTATGGTCATCGACAGAATATCCGGCAGAAGCAACGGTTCGCTCTCATCTTAGGCACTTGCGACAAAAATTAAAACGTGCGGGGTTACCGGGGGATATTATCGTCACGATTCGAGGTCAAGGCTATTGCTTAAAACTGCCTCCCTCCACTCAAAAACAAACAGAGTCTCAACCCTATAATGTGTCAGAGAAAAAGAATGACAAACAATCGCAACATTTAGCGGCTTTGACCTCAGCTTGGGAAAAATATCGCAACAAAAGCGCTCAACAATTAGCCACCTTAGATCGAGCGATAACATCCTTGCAAGATGGAACTTTAAGTGTAAGCGATCGCCTATCAGCGGTAGTTGCTGCACACAGTTTAGCTGGAAACTTGGGATTGTTTGGCTTGTTTAGAGGCTCCCAACTTGCAAGAGAAATCGAGCAGCTTCTCCAAAACGATCTCGCTCAAAAATCCGAACAGTTATTGCAATTGCAAGTCAACTTAAATACCTTACGCCAGGAACTTGCAAATCATCAGAATATTTCTCGACAAATCTCGCGACAAATCTCTAAACACTCACCGTTATTGTTAATTGTTGATAACGATAGCGATTTTGCCGAACAGTTAACTCAAGAAGCAGAAAGTCAAGGCATTCGCACCAAAATTATTGCGACTCCCGAACTCGTTAAAATTTGGCTTGAGGAACAAATCAATTACGATCGAAAACCGCCTGATGCAGTTTTGTTAAATATTTCCTTTCAACAGTCCTTTTTCCAGGACTATCTCGCTCTAATCGCCGAATTTTACTTACTCGTACCATCCATTCCTGCAATTGTAATTGCCGATCGCGATCGCTTTCAAGATCGCCTGCAAGTGGCGCGACACGGAAGCAGCTTTTTTCTGACCAAACCGATTAGTGCCAGTCAAACAATTGCGTTTTGCCAGCACGTTCTTCAACGTTCCGCTCAAGGTAAAAAAATTCTGATTGTCGATGACGACGTAGAATTATTACGAGTTTTACCGTCTCTCTTGCAACCTTGGGATTTTAAGCTCACCACCCTAAGCGACCCCCGACAATTTTGGGATATCCTGCAAGCAGTCGTTCCCGATTTGTTAGTCCTAGATATCGAAATGCCACACTTGAGTGGAATCGAATTATGTAAAGTGCTACGGAATCATCCCTCTTGGTATCAATTACCGGTTTTGTTCCTCAGCGTTCATGACGATGCAGCGATTTCCACTCAAGTTTTTGCAAGCGGTGCCAATGATTTTGTTAATAAACCCGTGATTGCTCAACGACTTGCCAGTCGCATTCTCAATCTTCTTATGAGAAGCTAA